From the genome of Proteus vulgaris, one region includes:
- the rhuM gene encoding RhuM family protein has protein sequence MSNNDEVNFKVEVYQKDDQLIDVRVDTETQEIWVTEKEIAKLFNVARNTITEHINNIYSDGELDRNSTSRPLRLVRNEGNRKVYREINHYSIDMINFIVFRVNGRRAVEFRQWASELIKSYLRDGFVLNEKALRDSPEKTNELAAKIRAIRADERHVYDKLKDCFKESASDYDGNSPEVRSFYSKMQDKFHYAITGMVSAKLILDRANHEDDNMGLNSFSGVSPTLKEAKVGKNYLKENELYRMHLLSEQFLLHAESTALQGKKMTMRSLNEHVDKLLVFNEYALLPDNPNGYFLREEANEHADRQHKLFKKKRIIEKAGYIYDPELMALGEFNFLFEDQD, from the coding sequence ATGAGCAATAATGATGAAGTGAATTTCAAAGTTGAGGTTTATCAAAAAGATGACCAACTTATTGATGTAAGGGTAGACACTGAAACTCAAGAAATATGGGTTACTGAAAAAGAGATCGCCAAGCTATTCAATGTCGCCAGAAACACGATAACAGAACACATAAATAATATATATTCTGATGGAGAGCTAGACCGAAATTCAACTAGTCGGCCTCTCCGACTAGTTCGAAATGAGGGGAATCGCAAGGTTTATAGAGAAATAAACCACTACAGTATAGATATGATTAACTTCATAGTGTTTCGTGTTAATGGTCGTAGAGCCGTCGAGTTTAGACAGTGGGCCTCTGAATTAATAAAATCATATCTCCGTGATGGCTTCGTACTAAACGAAAAAGCTTTACGTGACTCCCCCGAAAAAACTAATGAACTTGCCGCAAAAATTCGAGCTATTCGAGCTGATGAGCGTCATGTTTACGACAAGCTAAAAGACTGTTTTAAGGAAAGTGCGTCCGACTATGATGGGAACTCACCAGAGGTAAGGAGTTTCTATTCAAAAATGCAGGATAAGTTTCATTATGCTATCACGGGGATGGTGAGCGCTAAATTAATTCTCGATAGAGCAAACCATGAAGATGACAATATGGGGCTTAATTCATTTTCAGGAGTTTCACCAACGCTTAAAGAGGCCAAGGTTGGCAAAAATTACCTGAAAGAAAATGAGCTTTACAGAATGCATCTACTCTCTGAGCAGTTTCTGCTACATGCTGAGTCAACCGCGTTGCAAGGAAAGAAAATGACCATGCGATCACTCAATGAGCATGTTGATAAACTTTTAGTTTTCAATGAATACGCATTGTTGCCTGATAATCCAAATGGCTATTTTTTGCGTGAAGAAGCCAACGAGCACGCAGATAGGCAGCACAAGCTATTTAAAAAGAAAAGGATTATAGAAAAAGCTGGGTATATATATGACCCAGAGCTCATGGCATTGGGAGAATTTAACTTCCTATTTGAAGACCAGGATTAA
- a CDS encoding LexA family protein, with translation MKWYELAKSLMKDKGITYDDLAERFSVSKGAVGHWMTGKREPSLHDIAGILAFVGVNNAVINADGSISIEKEDISHQPPTYQYPLFTKVQAGAFSTEFNSYTQKDAVSWIPTAKKASERSFWLEVEGQSMTAPPGGKPSFPEGMLILVDPEEEVEFGDFCVARLLNDEFTFKRLIREGGIEYLEPLNPRYDLIPINGNCTIIGKVIKSQWPDDTF, from the coding sequence ATGAAATGGTATGAACTAGCCAAATCCTTAATGAAGGACAAAGGCATTACTTATGATGATTTAGCTGAGCGCTTTTCGGTATCGAAGGGTGCGGTTGGTCACTGGATGACAGGTAAGAGAGAGCCGTCTCTACATGACATTGCTGGCATATTGGCATTTGTTGGTGTGAATAATGCAGTTATTAACGCTGACGGCTCAATTAGCATCGAAAAAGAAGATATTAGCCACCAACCACCAACCTACCAGTACCCTCTCTTCACGAAGGTACAAGCTGGCGCTTTCTCAACAGAATTTAACTCATACACTCAGAAAGATGCTGTGTCGTGGATACCAACAGCTAAGAAAGCCAGTGAACGTTCTTTCTGGTTAGAGGTTGAAGGTCAATCAATGACAGCACCACCAGGAGGTAAGCCAAGTTTTCCTGAAGGAATGCTAATTCTGGTTGATCCTGAAGAAGAAGTAGAGTTCGGAGATTTCTGTGTCGCCCGTTTGCTAAATGATGAGTTCACATTCAAGCGATTGATTAGAGAAGGTGGAATTGAGTATCTAGAGCCATTAAACCCACGCTATGACCTGATCCCTATTAACGGTAACTGCACAATCATAGGCAAGGTAATCAAGTCACAATGGCCTGACGACACGTTTTAG
- a CDS encoding helix-turn-helix transcriptional regulator, giving the protein MNNLSRYRKKLGITQNDLAKELGCTKGNVSHYENGRRKADLDVCRKLVVFFNQKGVKVTIDDLFPPKVA; this is encoded by the coding sequence ATGAACAATTTAAGTCGATACAGAAAAAAATTGGGAATCACCCAAAACGACTTAGCCAAAGAGCTTGGATGTACAAAGGGGAATGTCAGTCATTACGAAAATGGTAGACGTAAAGCTGACCTAGACGTTTGTAGAAAGCTCGTTGTTTTCTTTAATCAAAAAGGTGTGAAAGTCACTATTGATGATTTATTTCCACCAAAAGTTGCTTAG
- a CDS encoding CII family transcriptional regulator yields MELSNERKFREIESKIMKGILVTGAREVAKRTGIHESQISRWQSQQSKTQLSFIQRCARLLVAIGYETPDDTVILQGDEARALIQMLEHVKAPKRKTSTTANGEASQQMDLTI; encoded by the coding sequence ATGGAACTATCAAACGAACGCAAATTTCGAGAAATCGAATCAAAAATCATGAAAGGGATACTTGTTACTGGCGCTAGAGAAGTAGCGAAAAGGACAGGTATTCACGAATCACAAATATCCCGCTGGCAATCTCAACAATCTAAAACGCAATTAAGCTTCATACAACGTTGTGCAAGGCTTTTAGTTGCTATTGGGTATGAGACACCAGATGACACAGTGATATTGCAAGGTGATGAGGCTAGAGCGTTAATTCAGATGCTTGAGCATGTCAAAGCACCAAAAAGAAAAACCTCAACCACGGCGAATGGTGAGGCTTCTCAACAAATGGATTTAACCATTTAA
- a CDS encoding GIY-YIG nuclease family protein, whose amino-acid sequence MSVGHLGEMKLNRDNPVPEALPSNFRTEGWVYVLSNEYMPGIYKVGMTTISPENRAKELSSATGVPDKFKVEASFYSECPSNDESEIHEYLSEYRINDSREFFKCALEDIVDTCSEVCLARVGDDIADIADSFDIICTHNLDELRLGDLFESLGLNIFGCKLSAAERLIRLAAQLLHNKFTDQHSLYFTEDTAYLVKSTMGKQYDEYLKNEEEANNSHKLANKPEVPF is encoded by the coding sequence ATGAGCGTTGGTCACTTAGGTGAAATGAAGCTTAATCGTGATAATCCTGTTCCAGAAGCTCTACCTAGTAATTTTAGAACTGAGGGATGGGTTTATGTCTTAAGCAATGAATACATGCCAGGCATCTATAAAGTTGGCATGACAACTATCTCGCCAGAAAACAGAGCTAAAGAGCTATCCTCCGCAACTGGTGTTCCAGACAAATTTAAAGTTGAAGCATCTTTTTACTCTGAATGTCCTAGTAATGATGAGTCTGAGATTCATGAGTATCTATCTGAATACAGAATTAATGATTCTAGAGAGTTTTTTAAATGTGCTCTTGAAGACATTGTAGATACATGCTCCGAAGTTTGCCTGGCCAGAGTGGGAGACGATATCGCTGATATAGCGGATTCATTCGACATTATTTGTACACATAACTTGGATGAATTAAGGCTTGGTGATCTATTCGAATCATTAGGATTGAATATTTTTGGTTGCAAGCTTTCTGCTGCTGAAAGGTTAATAAGATTAGCAGCTCAACTATTACACAATAAATTTACCGATCAGCACTCTCTATATTTTACAGAAGATACTGCATACCTAGTAAAAAGCACCATGGGGAAGCAATACGATGAGTATCTAAAAAATGAAGAGGAAGCAAATAATAGTCATAAATTAGCAAATAAACCGGAGGTACCTTTCTAA
- a CDS encoding ATP-binding protein, with translation MSLSDKIEQIERQLENLSKPPAEIPNTEVTIVELTCAKHGAYQARTRSSKTAISIPSRPTPCPLCLMEELEALKIEQRDSDIRFKKKLTEKLLDDLHVPERFKSCTLDNYEAVNKDAQYNLNVCKAYVKKWEDRLKNGGGLVMCGKPGTGKNHLALAIAKSVVEDYQNSALFTTALRIARKFKSTWSKNSTETEFEVIRIYTKPDLLIIDEVGVQFGSEAEKLILFEIINTRYEKMKPTILISNQTREELGTFIGERVIDRMNDGGGCTLAFTWDSYRTRKQVA, from the coding sequence ATGAGCCTATCAGACAAAATCGAGCAAATTGAAAGGCAGCTTGAAAATCTAAGTAAACCGCCAGCAGAAATACCAAACACCGAAGTAACGATTGTTGAATTAACCTGCGCTAAGCATGGCGCATATCAAGCCAGAACTCGTTCAAGTAAAACCGCGATATCAATTCCATCGCGACCAACACCTTGCCCACTTTGCCTCATGGAAGAACTAGAAGCCTTGAAGATCGAACAGCGTGATTCGGATATTCGTTTCAAGAAGAAACTCACTGAGAAACTGCTTGATGATCTGCATGTTCCAGAGCGCTTTAAATCTTGCACACTGGATAACTACGAGGCTGTGAACAAGGATGCTCAATACAATCTCAATGTCTGCAAAGCCTACGTTAAAAAATGGGAAGATCGCCTAAAAAATGGCGGTGGTTTAGTGATGTGCGGAAAGCCCGGTACCGGTAAAAATCACCTGGCATTAGCAATAGCGAAAAGTGTTGTTGAGGATTATCAAAATTCTGCGCTATTCACGACAGCATTACGAATTGCAAGAAAGTTTAAATCCACTTGGAGTAAGAATTCTACCGAAACAGAATTTGAAGTTATTCGGATTTACACAAAACCAGATTTGTTAATCATTGATGAAGTTGGTGTGCAGTTCGGCTCTGAGGCAGAAAAGCTAATCCTGTTTGAAATCATCAACACTCGTTACGAGAAGATGAAGCCAACAATCCTAATTAGCAACCAAACCAGAGAGGAATTAGGTACATTCATTGGCGAGCGAGTTATTGACAGGATGAATGACGGCGGTGGTTGTACGTTGGCTTTTACATGGGATAGTTACCGAACAAGAAAGCAAGTTGCTTAA
- a CDS encoding HNH endonuclease: MLFGGRCEYCGCELPEKGWHADHIEPVLRGPDFIVDNDKSENVVPACAPCNLFKKTYSIEDFRHEIKQQADRARLYSVNFRTAERFGLIELVDRPVVFWFEQYQQEVSSG; the protein is encoded by the coding sequence ATGCTATTTGGTGGGCGGTGCGAGTATTGCGGTTGTGAGTTACCAGAAAAAGGGTGGCATGCGGATCATATAGAGCCAGTTCTACGCGGGCCTGATTTTATTGTTGATAATGATAAATCGGAAAACGTCGTTCCAGCGTGTGCGCCGTGTAATTTATTCAAGAAAACATATTCGATTGAGGATTTTAGACACGAGATTAAACAGCAAGCAGATAGAGCTAGATTGTATTCAGTTAATTTCAGAACAGCGGAGCGGTTTGGGTTGATTGAATTAGTCGATAGGCCCGTAGTTTTCTGGTTTGAGCAGTATCAGCAGGAGGTTAGTAGTGGGTGA
- a CDS encoding recombination protein NinB, whose product MENFCLHESTKKLFDNNVIELLKSHQKLSVTIKPYKPKRSLSQNSLSHVWYKEISDYLIKSGREFCTESWVKESLKATYLGFEATEYTDVLTGEKTQRETLKRTSKLDKGEMHHFLQRVEAWASQFGLILTTPEDSEYMKLKREQDE is encoded by the coding sequence ATGGAGAACTTCTGTCTACACGAATCAACGAAAAAGCTATTTGATAACAACGTAATCGAACTACTTAAATCCCACCAAAAACTCAGTGTCACAATCAAGCCATACAAGCCCAAAAGAAGCCTTTCTCAAAACTCATTAAGCCATGTTTGGTACAAAGAAATTAGCGACTACTTGATTAAGTCAGGTCGTGAGTTCTGTACTGAATCGTGGGTGAAGGAAAGTTTAAAGGCCACTTACTTGGGGTTTGAGGCAACTGAATACACCGATGTGTTAACAGGCGAAAAAACGCAACGAGAGACACTTAAGCGCACTTCAAAATTAGATAAAGGGGAAATGCATCACTTCTTACAGAGAGTTGAGGCATGGGCTTCGCAGTTCGGTTTGATACTAACTACTCCAGAAGATAGCGAGTATATGAAATTGAAAAGGGAACAGGATGAATAA
- a CDS encoding recombination protein NinG, whose amino-acid sequence MQKLRRRRCKICREWFHPKYDNIEWCCPEHGFELSKQRRNKDREKAIAKLKKEQREKEVKAKDKLKVRKLAVKPLSYFIKQAQTAFNAYIRERDKDLPCISCGRFHEGQYHAGHYRTTRAMPELRFDEDNVHKQCAPCNNHLSGNIENYTPRLIEKIGQERFDRLMSSHELPKWKREDYERIRDHYRAKLKELKDEER is encoded by the coding sequence ATGCAGAAGCTAAGGCGACGGCGCTGTAAAATATGCCGAGAATGGTTTCACCCTAAATATGACAATATTGAATGGTGTTGCCCAGAACATGGATTTGAATTATCCAAACAACGAAGAAATAAAGACAGAGAAAAAGCGATAGCAAAACTTAAAAAGGAGCAAAGAGAAAAGGAAGTTAAAGCAAAAGATAAACTCAAAGTCCGCAAGTTAGCAGTAAAACCCCTCTCATATTTCATCAAACAAGCACAGACCGCATTCAACGCATACATCCGTGAAAGAGATAAAGACCTCCCGTGTATCAGTTGTGGTCGTTTTCACGAAGGTCAGTATCACGCAGGACATTATAGAACGACAAGAGCAATGCCAGAGTTGCGTTTTGATGAAGATAACGTCCATAAACAATGCGCCCCATGTAATAACCATCTATCGGGAAATATCGAAAATTACACGCCTCGACTAATAGAAAAAATTGGTCAAGAGCGTTTCGATCGCCTAATGAGTTCTCATGAGTTGCCAAAGTGGAAGCGCGAGGATTATGAGCGGATACGTGATCACTATCGAGCAAAGTTGAAGGAGCTGAAAGATGAGGAGCGATAA
- a CDS encoding antitermination protein, producing the protein MRLADLPKYFSPKSIMFSDSPSATATDNLTITDVMASLGLATSKARMGIELFLAKQGINQPTEAVESIHQYAITQAHKYSAIGKLSENDRGTLLQILANYAFQDYARSAASKKACPDCDGGFIEVEVFTTKQHTHFAAKEIIKFNKKMGVKITPSDYSKYREIREKTKVICKTCNGKGEVSHSCRCNGRGETLDKVETKKQGIPVFKTCPKCSGRGYSRLPAEDVRREICSQLFELPETTWRRNFKPFYEMLIQECFKEEANAEKVLQNVTKRENEYIN; encoded by the coding sequence ATGAGACTTGCAGATTTACCAAAATATTTTTCACCAAAAAGCATTATGTTTAGTGACTCTCCATCTGCAACAGCGACTGATAATCTAACAATCACTGATGTAATGGCCTCGCTTGGTTTGGCGACCTCTAAAGCGAGAATGGGGATTGAGTTGTTTTTGGCGAAACAAGGGATCAATCAACCAACTGAAGCAGTGGAGAGTATTCATCAATATGCAATAACTCAGGCTCACAAATATAGTGCTATTGGAAAGCTTAGTGAGAATGATAGAGGAACACTTCTGCAAATACTCGCAAATTATGCATTTCAGGATTATGCAAGAAGCGCAGCCAGTAAAAAGGCATGCCCTGATTGTGACGGTGGATTTATTGAGGTAGAGGTATTCACCACTAAACAGCACACCCACTTTGCAGCTAAAGAAATTATTAAATTCAACAAGAAGATGGGAGTGAAAATAACTCCATCTGACTATTCAAAATACAGGGAGATTAGAGAAAAAACTAAGGTGATTTGCAAAACCTGCAATGGGAAAGGGGAGGTGAGTCACTCGTGCCGATGTAATGGCAGGGGTGAAACTTTGGATAAGGTGGAAACAAAAAAACAAGGAATTCCAGTTTTTAAAACTTGCCCTAAGTGTTCAGGTCGTGGCTATTCAAGATTGCCGGCAGAAGATGTTAGGCGAGAGATATGCTCACAATTGTTTGAACTGCCAGAAACAACCTGGCGTAGAAACTTTAAACCATTCTACGAGATGTTGATTCAGGAGTGCTTTAAGGAAGAGGCTAATGCAGAAAAAGTTCTACAAAATGTAACAAAAAGAGAAAATGAATATATAAATTAG
- a CDS encoding phage holin, lambda family — MNHMKENPDLWAQMLNLIVMNKEQGISAILAGSMAVLRGRYNGGGWGKTLIDGLMCAFFAWFVKDLLTLLGINHELAYLASVFIGYVGVDALSKIIKGRAGVKSE, encoded by the coding sequence ATGAATCATATGAAAGAAAACCCCGATTTATGGGCTCAAATGCTTAACCTCATCGTTATGAATAAAGAACAGGGAATTAGTGCAATTCTAGCTGGCTCAATGGCAGTTCTTCGAGGTCGATACAATGGCGGTGGATGGGGCAAGACTCTTATTGACGGCTTGATGTGTGCATTCTTCGCTTGGTTTGTAAAAGACCTATTAACTCTTCTTGGTATTAATCACGAGTTGGCATATCTAGCTAGCGTGTTTATTGGGTATGTCGGTGTTGATGCGTTAAGTAAAATTATTAAAGGCAGGGCGGGGGTGAAAAGTGAGTAA
- a CDS encoding M15 family metallopeptidase → MSKFRLSRRSEENLRGVHPDLVKVVHRALEITDIDFMVIEGKRNEARQRQLVASGKSQTMNSRHLTGHAVDCAPLVNNQIPWNDWSYFKKVADAMMQAAKEFGVDIEWGGNWKTFKDGPHFQLTHKTYPA, encoded by the coding sequence GTGAGTAAGTTTAGATTAAGCAGACGTAGCGAAGAAAACCTCCGTGGCGTTCATCCTGATTTGGTTAAGGTAGTACATCGAGCATTAGAAATTACCGATATTGATTTTATGGTGATTGAAGGTAAGCGTAACGAAGCCCGTCAACGACAATTAGTTGCAAGTGGTAAAAGTCAAACAATGAATAGTCGCCACTTAACTGGCCACGCTGTTGATTGTGCTCCTCTGGTAAATAACCAGATCCCATGGAACGATTGGTCATACTTTAAAAAAGTCGCTGATGCCATGATGCAAGCGGCGAAAGAGTTCGGCGTCGATATCGAATGGGGCGGTAACTGGAAAACATTTAAAGATGGCCCTCATTTCCAATTAACCCATAAGACATATCCAGCATGA
- a CDS encoding DUF2570 domain-containing protein — MNTLTKVLAGLLAISAFWLWWVTDDYDKLSKDYSAATNQLSRQQAITENANRTFRIINNVSSTNSEKRNRSAVDSEKVKTVIKTVLINNDCANTAIPNDALIRMHDYSERIRASGTYSDTGTPNR; from the coding sequence ATGAACACGCTAACTAAGGTATTGGCTGGACTACTGGCAATATCCGCATTCTGGCTATGGTGGGTAACAGATGATTACGACAAATTAAGTAAAGATTACAGCGCAGCAACCAATCAGCTATCTCGTCAGCAAGCCATTACAGAAAACGCCAACCGCACATTCAGGATTATCAATAATGTCTCATCGACTAATAGCGAAAAGCGGAATAGGTCAGCCGTGGATTCTGAAAAAGTTAAAACGGTTATCAAAACTGTTCTTATCAATAATGATTGCGCCAATACTGCTATTCCTAATGACGCTCTTATCAGGATGCACGACTATTCAGAAAGAATACGTGCCAGTGGAACATATAGCGATACCGGCACACCTAACCGCTGA
- the lysC gene encoding Rz1-like lysis system protein LysC, which yields MTLLSGCTTIQKEYVPVEHIAIPAHLTADCLLPYIPEQMTWGESLMLNISLLSVIEQCNSDKKAIREIEQQRQVMK from the coding sequence ATGACGCTCTTATCAGGATGCACGACTATTCAGAAAGAATACGTGCCAGTGGAACATATAGCGATACCGGCACACCTAACCGCTGATTGTCTATTGCCATACATACCCGAACAAATGACATGGGGAGAATCCTTAATGTTAAATATCTCCCTGTTATCGGTTATTGAGCAATGTAACTCAGACAAGAAAGCAATACGGGAAATTGAACAACAACGACAGGTGATGAAATGA
- a CDS encoding Rha family transcriptional regulator, with protein sequence MKHLIKKSGNQPVVTTDVIANEFGRDHFRVMNSIESLIASQHLGASDFRASSYVTKQKKELPCYELTERGFLIAMPFIGGEKARDGQVRLVDSFIQFREKAAKEAKVQIERNIARMEYKPMTDAVKESKIQEGKEPAHYHFSNEADLINRIVLGVSSAKFRKDNDIGKTDPIRDYLSHQQIHAITELQRANTVFISMGWDFKQRKESLKGLFNKNHKQPLLDEMHRLAA encoded by the coding sequence ATGAAACACTTAATCAAGAAATCAGGTAATCAACCAGTAGTAACAACTGACGTCATCGCTAATGAGTTTGGAAGAGATCACTTCCGAGTGATGAATAGTATTGAATCGTTAATTGCATCTCAACATTTAGGAGCCTCCGATTTCAGAGCCTCCTCTTATGTTACTAAACAGAAAAAAGAACTCCCTTGTTATGAACTAACTGAGCGCGGGTTTCTGATCGCGATGCCATTTATTGGTGGGGAGAAAGCAAGGGATGGGCAAGTTAGACTAGTTGATAGTTTTATTCAGTTCCGTGAAAAAGCAGCGAAAGAGGCTAAAGTTCAAATAGAGCGCAACATTGCTCGAATGGAATATAAGCCAATGACCGATGCTGTGAAAGAAAGCAAGATCCAAGAAGGTAAAGAACCGGCTCATTATCATTTCAGTAATGAAGCTGACTTAATTAATCGCATAGTGCTTGGTGTATCGTCTGCAAAATTCAGAAAAGACAATGACATTGGCAAAACCGACCCAATTCGTGATTATCTTTCACATCAGCAAATCCATGCAATAACCGAACTACAAAGAGCTAACACAGTGTTTATCTCGATGGGGTGGGATTTTAAGCAACGGAAAGAATCACTAAAAGGTCTGTTCAATAAAAACCATAAGCAACCATTGCTCGATGAGATGCATAGATTGGCGGCATGA
- a CDS encoding ubiquitin carboxyl-hydrolase: MATEKKMGRPSDYLPEVADDVCALIADGESLRSVCKRPGMPNTTKVMRWLREYPDFREQYAKAMESRADAVFEELFDIADDVTEEPAAVAKARLRIDTRKWALARMSPKKYGDKVTQDIDLKSSDGSMTPTKIVLVAGGNNDGSKD, from the coding sequence ATGGCGACTGAAAAGAAAATGGGTCGCCCTTCTGATTACTTACCAGAGGTGGCGGACGATGTATGCGCTCTAATTGCCGATGGTGAAAGTTTGCGTTCTGTATGCAAGCGACCAGGAATGCCAAACACAACTAAAGTCATGCGTTGGTTACGAGAATATCCTGACTTTCGTGAACAGTACGCGAAAGCAATGGAATCAAGAGCTGATGCCGTGTTTGAAGAGTTGTTTGATATTGCTGATGATGTAACAGAAGAACCAGCGGCAGTTGCTAAGGCAAGGTTAAGGATAGATACCAGAAAGTGGGCTTTAGCAAGAATGAGCCCTAAAAAGTATGGCGATAAAGTAACTCAGGATATTGATTTAAAATCATCTGACGGTTCGATGACGCCGACTAAAATAGTTTTAGTTGCTGGAGGTAACAATGACGGTAGCAAGGATTGA
- a CDS encoding PBSX family phage terminase large subunit → MTVARIEIPPKLIPVFSGNYRYRGSKGGRGSGKTRTFAKMTAVRGVMFAESGVEGVILCGREYMNSLSDSSMEEVKQAIRSEPWLDNYYEIGDNFIRAKNRKVWYVFSGLRHNLDSIKSKARILIAWIDEAESVSEIAWSKLIPTVREEGSEIWVTWNPERDGSATDKRFCKSPPDNSMIVEMNYDDNPWFPSVLEEERLSDQSRLDPNTYAWIWEGAYLENSDKQVLANKYVVQAFPDDLWQKADRLLFGADFGFAKDPNTLLRQFILNDCLHIEYEAYGIGVELDHMPAFYDKIPESRKWPIKADSARPETISYLKRQGFNISAAKKWQGSVEDGITHLRGFKQIIIHPRCKETAKEARLYSYKTDRITGEVLPVIEDKNNHCWDASRYGLDGYITQKSNAGLLVPKRLLRR, encoded by the coding sequence ATGACGGTAGCAAGGATTGAAATACCGCCTAAATTAATTCCAGTTTTCAGTGGTAATTACCGATATCGAGGCTCAAAGGGTGGGCGAGGATCAGGGAAAACGAGAACATTCGCCAAGATGACCGCTGTTCGCGGGGTAATGTTTGCAGAGTCTGGAGTGGAGGGTGTAATTCTCTGCGGTCGTGAATATATGAACTCACTTTCCGATTCTTCGATGGAAGAAGTTAAGCAGGCTATCCGCTCAGAGCCGTGGCTAGATAATTACTACGAAATTGGTGATAACTTCATTCGAGCCAAGAATCGCAAAGTCTGGTATGTATTCTCTGGCTTGCGTCATAACTTAGACAGCATCAAATCTAAGGCAAGAATACTGATAGCTTGGATTGATGAAGCTGAATCAGTATCTGAAATAGCATGGTCAAAGCTGATCCCGACTGTTCGTGAGGAAGGTTCTGAAATATGGGTAACATGGAACCCTGAGCGTGACGGTAGCGCCACTGATAAGCGTTTCTGTAAAAGCCCACCAGATAACTCAATGATTGTTGAAATGAATTATGACGATAATCCGTGGTTTCCGTCAGTGCTTGAAGAGGAACGTTTGAGCGATCAATCACGCTTAGATCCAAACACTTACGCATGGATATGGGAAGGGGCTTATCTTGAAAACTCCGATAAGCAGGTATTGGCGAATAAATACGTCGTTCAAGCATTCCCTGATGACTTATGGCAAAAAGCAGACAGATTGCTATTCGGCGCTGACTTCGGTTTTGCAAAAGACCCAAATACATTACTACGTCAGTTCATTTTAAACGACTGCTTGCACATCGAGTATGAGGCATACGGAATAGGTGTTGAGCTTGACCACATGCCAGCGTTTTACGACAAGATACCTGAATCTCGTAAGTGGCCGATTAAAGCAGACTCCGCACGACCCGAAACAATCAGTTACCTAAAACGCCAAGGCTTCAATATATCCGCAGCTAAAAAATGGCAGGGTAGCGTAGAAGATGGCATTACACATCTACGCGGATTCAAGCAAATAATCATTCATCCTCGCTGTAAAGAAACAGCAAAAGAAGCCCGTCTCTACTCATACAAAACAGACCGTATCACTGGCGAGGTTCTTCCCGTTATTGAGGATAAGAATAACCACTGTTGGGATGCGTCTAGGTATGGGCTGGATGGGTATATCACACAAAAATCAAACGCAGGCCTATTGGTTCCAAAACGATTACTGAGGCGATAA